In Nymphaea colorata isolate Beijing-Zhang1983 chromosome 3, ASM883128v2, whole genome shotgun sequence, a genomic segment contains:
- the LOC116250090 gene encoding uncharacterized protein LOC116250090 isoform X3 yields MTPGKLMETAMLRISSDLCLKCSLLEVQTDRRRLMRYAEDKFFGPVSTSFIRSRALLDSPAADDITLDSTAFSMQFAKLLHSREITKTSSGFCLTSDCEKTPTEDSSFITSGNRMVLTNDKKVENNPSSTSPNLDADTICNEMSLVVDEPKKYDYTRFSPRSNALLVDYYKYFPTSPCQLPEGNNQLNGSVDSSIKADPKYTDDSEKVKSISSRSQEVDGSKLHHIDHNNPFMHTPIVKSLGTGGPSFETLPQINTAPENSGNHIDTVGVVAEANQSRKKSSDVNSGVCLDVMGLMDQELQRNEHEDLVAARGKISSQLSSPSPISHVLPFQSTNRKGYLHSLVNDENLKSEYSGSASMATADLSSGRKKIIFPEQEDEAVLSSGKSASSLASKTEHSHQMPRNFVDHQTLDEPEDNFLRLTRVIHSPDSGMRSPISSPKLNWESETPLSRMSSLFGSGKHFLLSNTFSPSCNIEISTPFLDKATREHTDDRLKLTEGKKVTTPYPMLTSSYRKYGPNHSTPELTFSGPDHPIKVVQKELNEGSLPNNIDPSNTSTESYPMELEPENKQLQDRPGSNCPELLEEKLESLSGQFIKKNSLINTDQNMATTPVSCPSEAPRYMQQLSSLGNSSTSLRVSDGHSNLDMSKDGLGKVTRLFDFSEEQKCAVDVGHCQTIPSSHGSSCHDLSLRDEDMVSTFVAEPNLSNLKALNVRRQSPCTTPESRKRIALPTLSRKQSSVSQLQVDDLHGDSIPSVNTMSSLHEFDGTGRKRKKVEVLNAETSYKKTNSEGVLVGQVNQSKELSHSSEDHASYNRGRRKVGNGTTTRLVNCGSSLSDVFGMQSFPISRMRYKDLHQLEDMLEELQKVIKYRRLSSKFQPQKVQGQMESSKHQRIVEARLLWLELVYEHLKFQITQMKSNMLQKNKEQLQLGVQECHRLKLNPLRNPSALVPNAQIKESQGQSPSVHKVKFLRQELSALDQKMKNLAESLHKHCKIKGSPDPDETLLLVNDYVNKKICCTQIQQDLQLWKLDNIDTSHDKHTIVLKYGGFLSQRLSIDFSGASSSVQAMYSIHNSDINMIFPSMNACMAFSFVFGVDHVRTLQGPTCVQQEAQVAGHLLGNLLDVLEEVQLARMHIPYLLRANFDCPAAGKLELCLFFIDYNMEQKATVVLNVTELKRAVYPFDVIPSKLHIQSSGVPRSESLIYSEMMHAIQKLKFGNSRISRICRVVSQQLGKSNG; encoded by the exons ATGACTCCAGGGAAGCTAATGGAAACTGCGATGCTGAGGATATCGAGCGATTTGTGCTTGAAATGCAGTCTCCTGGAAGTGCAAACGGATCGGCGACGTCTAATGAGG TATGCAGAGGATAAGTTCTTTGGACCAGTTTCAACAAGTTTCATCAGATCTAGGGCATTGCTTGATTCACCAGCTGCTGATGATATTACTCTAGACTCAACAGCATTCTCTATGCAATTTGCGAAGCTTTTGCACTCTCGGGAAATCACAAAGACCTCATCTGGATTTTGTCTCACAAGTGACTGTGAGAAAACACCTACTGAAGATTCATCCTTTATTACTTCAGGTAATAGAATGGTGCTTACCAATGACAAGAAGGTGGAAAATAATCCCTCTAGCACCAGTCCCAACCTTGATGCAGACACTATTTGTAACGAGATGAGTCTGGTGGTGGATGAACCAAAGAAGTATGACTATACAAGGTTTTCACCCAGATCAAATGCATTGCTTGTTGATTATTACAAGTATTTTCCAACCAGTCCATGCCAACTTCCGGAAGGGAATAATCAACTAAATGGTTCTGTGGATTCAAGCATCAAAGCTGACCCCAAATATACAGATGAcagtgaaaaagttaaaagcatTTCTAGTAGATCACAAGAAGTTGATGGGAGCAAGCTTCACCACATAGACCATAACAACCCGTTTATGCATACACCTATCGTAAAATCACTTGGTACAGGGGGTCCTTCTTTTGAAACACTGCCTCAAATAAATACTGCTCCTGAG AATTCTGGCAATCATATTGACACTGTAGGAGTTGTGGCTGAAGCAAATCAATCACGTAAGAAGTCATCTGATGTTAATAGTGGTGTTTGCCTAGATGTCATGGGTTTGATGGATCAGGAATTGCAGAGAAACGAACATGAAGACTTAGTGGCTGCAAGGGGCAAGATTTCTTCTCAGTTATCCTCGCCAAGTCCCATCTCACATGTTTTGCCCTTCCAGTCTACAAATAGAAAAGGGTATTTACATTCATTGGTTAatgatgaaaatttgaaatcagaATATAGTGGAAGTGCTAGCATGGCTACTGCTGATTTGTCCTCTGGCaggaagaaaattattttcCCAGAACAGGAAGATGAGGCAGTTCTTTCCTCTGGAAAATCGGCATCATCACTGGCTTCCAAGACAGAGCACTCCCATCAAATGCCCAGGAACTTTGTTGACCATCAGACCTTGGATGAACCAGAAGATAATTTCCTTAGACTTACAAGAGTGATCCATTCTCCTGACAGTGGAATGCGTTCACCAATTTCTAGCCCTAAACTTAACTGGGAGAGTGAAACTCCATTGTCGCGAATGTCATCCTTATTTGGCTCTGGAAAGCATTTTCTTCTAAGCAACACTTTCAGTCCATCATGCAATATAGAAATTTCAACCCCATTTTTGGATAAGGCTACAAGAGAGCATACTGATGATAGACTTAAACTTacagaaggaaagaaagttaCCACCCCATATCCAATGTTGACTTCATCATACAGAAAGTATGGACCTAATCACTCAACACCTGAATTGACTTTTTCAGGCCCTGACCATCCTATAAAAGTTGTACAGAAGGAACTTAATGAAGGCTCTTTACCAAATAACATAGATCCTTCTAATACTAGCACAGAGAGTTATCCAATGGAATTAGAACCTGAAAACAAGCAACTCCAGGATAGGCCTGGAAGCAATTGTCCTGAACTGTTAGAGGAAAAACTGGAATCTCTATCTGGACAGTTTATAAAAAAGAATTCTCTGATTAACACTGATCAGAATATGGCTACCACTCCAGTATCATGCCCAAGTGAGGCACCAAGATATATGCAGCAATTGTCATCACTTGGAAATTCGAGCACATCTTTAAGGGTTTCGGATGGGCATAGTAATCTAGATATGTCAAAAGATGGATTAGGCAAAGTCACCCGACTCTTTGATTTTTCTGAGGAACAGAAATGTGCAGTTGATGTTGGTCACTGCCAAACCATCCCATCAAGTCATGGGTCCTCCTGTCATGATCTCTCCCTCAGAGATGAAGATATGGTTTCTACCTTTGTTGCAGAGCCAAATTTGTCCAATTTGAAAGCCCTAAATGTGAGAAGGCAGTCACCTTGTACTACTCCTGAATCGCGGAAGAGGATCGCATTGCCAACTCTATCCAGGAAG CAGAGCTCTGTCTCGCAATTGCAGGTTGATGATTTGCATGGTGACAGCATTCCATCTGTAAATACAATGAGTTCCTTGCATGAGTTTGATGGCactggaagaaaaagaaaaaaagttgaggTTCTTAATGCAGAGACATcttacaagaaaacaaatagtGAAGGGGTTCTAGTTGGACAGGTCAATCAAAGTAAGGAATTATCTCATTCTTCTGAGGATCATGCATCTTATAAtaggggaagaagaaaagtgGGTAATGGGACTACAACAAGGCTCGTGAATTGT GGTTCTTCATTGTCAGACGTATTTGGGATGCAGTCATTTCCAATTTCGAGAATGAGATATAAAGAT CTTCATCAGCTGGAAGATATGCTGGAAGAACTGCAGAAGGTCATAAAGTACAGAAGGCTATCTTCTAAGTTTCAGCCCCAG AAAGTGCAGGGTCAAATGGAGAGTTCTAAACATCAAAG GATTGTGGAAGCAAGATTGCTTTGGTTAGAGCTAGTTTATGAACACTTAAAATTTCAGATTACACAGATGAAAAGCAATATGTTACAA aaaaacaaagagcagcTGCAATTGGGTGTTCAGGAATGTCACAGACTGAAACTGAATCCATTGAGGAATCCTAGTGCACTTGTGCCAAATGCTCAGATTAAAGAATCTCAGGGTCAGTCTCCTTCAGTCCATAAG GTCAAGTTCTTGAGGCAAGAACTGAGTGCCCTTgatcaaaaaatgaagaatctGGCGGAATCACTTCATAAGCATTGTAAGATAAAAGGTTCTCCTGACCCTGACGAGACCCTTTTGTTAGTAAATGATTATGTCAACAAGAAGATTTGTTGCACTCAGATCCAGCAAGATTTGCAG CTATGGAAGTTGGATAACATAGATACTAGTCATGATAAACACACCATAGTTCTCAAGTATGGAGGTTTTCTTAGCCAAAG GTTGTCTATTGACTTTAGTGGTGCATCATCCAGTGTACAGGCCATGTATTCCATTCACAACTCAGACATCAACATg ATCTTCCCGAGCATGAATGCATGCATGGCTTTCAGCTTCGTTTTCGGTGTTGACCATGTTCGGACTCTTCAGGGTCCAACATGTGTCCAACAAGAGGCACAG GTTGCTGGCCATCTCTTGGGTAATCTGCTTGATGTGCTGGAGGAGGTTCAGTTGGCAAGGATGCATATTCCATATTTGCTGCGTGCCAATTTTGATTGTCCGGCTG
- the LOC116250090 gene encoding uncharacterized protein LOC116250090 isoform X1, whose translation MENPGPEGEVLCTTEAEEETSFLHKKRSRRVSFADTTSVHVFDRDEDFETPPDPKPNSDNPEGLKQVPQAGKASTEKEAGGDDDDSREANGNCDAEDIERFVLEMQSPGSANGSATSNEEDKFFGPVSTSFIRSRALLDSPAADDITLDSTAFSMQFAKLLHSREITKTSSGFCLTSDCEKTPTEDSSFITSGNRMVLTNDKKVENNPSSTSPNLDADTICNEMSLVVDEPKKYDYTRFSPRSNALLVDYYKYFPTSPCQLPEGNNQLNGSVDSSIKADPKYTDDSEKVKSISSRSQEVDGSKLHHIDHNNPFMHTPIVKSLGTGGPSFETLPQINTAPENSGNHIDTVGVVAEANQSRKKSSDVNSGVCLDVMGLMDQELQRNEHEDLVAARGKISSQLSSPSPISHVLPFQSTNRKGYLHSLVNDENLKSEYSGSASMATADLSSGRKKIIFPEQEDEAVLSSGKSASSLASKTEHSHQMPRNFVDHQTLDEPEDNFLRLTRVIHSPDSGMRSPISSPKLNWESETPLSRMSSLFGSGKHFLLSNTFSPSCNIEISTPFLDKATREHTDDRLKLTEGKKVTTPYPMLTSSYRKYGPNHSTPELTFSGPDHPIKVVQKELNEGSLPNNIDPSNTSTESYPMELEPENKQLQDRPGSNCPELLEEKLESLSGQFIKKNSLINTDQNMATTPVSCPSEAPRYMQQLSSLGNSSTSLRVSDGHSNLDMSKDGLGKVTRLFDFSEEQKCAVDVGHCQTIPSSHGSSCHDLSLRDEDMVSTFVAEPNLSNLKALNVRRQSPCTTPESRKRIALPTLSRKQSSVSQLQVDDLHGDSIPSVNTMSSLHEFDGTGRKRKKVEVLNAETSYKKTNSEGVLVGQVNQSKELSHSSEDHASYNRGRRKVGNGTTTRLVNCGSSLSDVFGMQSFPISRMRYKDLHQLEDMLEELQKVIKYRRLSSKFQPQKVQGQMESSKHQRIVEARLLWLELVYEHLKFQITQMKSNMLQKNKEQLQLGVQECHRLKLNPLRNPSALVPNAQIKESQGQSPSVHKVKFLRQELSALDQKMKNLAESLHKHCKIKGSPDPDETLLLVNDYVNKKICCTQIQQDLQLWKLDNIDTSHDKHTIVLKYGGFLSQRLSIDFSGASSSVQAMYSIHNSDINMIFPSMNACMAFSFVFGVDHVRTLQGPTCVQQEAQVAGHLLGNLLDVLEEVQLARMHIPYLLRANFDCPAAGKLELCLFFIDYNMEQKATVVLNVTELKRAVYPFDVIPSKLHIQSSGVPRSESLIYSEMMHAIQKLKFGNSRISRICRVVSQQLGKSNG comes from the exons ATGGAGAATCCTGGGCCTGAAGGAGAGGTGCTCTGCACTACCGAGGCGGAGGAGGAGACGAGCTTCCTCCACAAAAAGAGATCGAGGCGGGTGAGCTTCGCCGACACGACCTCCGTCCATGTGTTCGATCGCGACGAGGACTTCGAGACGCCGCCAGATCCTAAGCCTAATTCGGATAACCCTGAGGGATTGAAGCAGGTCCCCCAGGCTGGCAAAGCGTCGACGGAGAAAGAGGCGGGTGGAGACGACGATGACTCCAGGGAAGCTAATGGAAACTGCGATGCTGAGGATATCGAGCGATTTGTGCTTGAAATGCAGTCTCCTGGAAGTGCAAACGGATCGGCGACGTCTAATGAGG AGGATAAGTTCTTTGGACCAGTTTCAACAAGTTTCATCAGATCTAGGGCATTGCTTGATTCACCAGCTGCTGATGATATTACTCTAGACTCAACAGCATTCTCTATGCAATTTGCGAAGCTTTTGCACTCTCGGGAAATCACAAAGACCTCATCTGGATTTTGTCTCACAAGTGACTGTGAGAAAACACCTACTGAAGATTCATCCTTTATTACTTCAGGTAATAGAATGGTGCTTACCAATGACAAGAAGGTGGAAAATAATCCCTCTAGCACCAGTCCCAACCTTGATGCAGACACTATTTGTAACGAGATGAGTCTGGTGGTGGATGAACCAAAGAAGTATGACTATACAAGGTTTTCACCCAGATCAAATGCATTGCTTGTTGATTATTACAAGTATTTTCCAACCAGTCCATGCCAACTTCCGGAAGGGAATAATCAACTAAATGGTTCTGTGGATTCAAGCATCAAAGCTGACCCCAAATATACAGATGAcagtgaaaaagttaaaagcatTTCTAGTAGATCACAAGAAGTTGATGGGAGCAAGCTTCACCACATAGACCATAACAACCCGTTTATGCATACACCTATCGTAAAATCACTTGGTACAGGGGGTCCTTCTTTTGAAACACTGCCTCAAATAAATACTGCTCCTGAG AATTCTGGCAATCATATTGACACTGTAGGAGTTGTGGCTGAAGCAAATCAATCACGTAAGAAGTCATCTGATGTTAATAGTGGTGTTTGCCTAGATGTCATGGGTTTGATGGATCAGGAATTGCAGAGAAACGAACATGAAGACTTAGTGGCTGCAAGGGGCAAGATTTCTTCTCAGTTATCCTCGCCAAGTCCCATCTCACATGTTTTGCCCTTCCAGTCTACAAATAGAAAAGGGTATTTACATTCATTGGTTAatgatgaaaatttgaaatcagaATATAGTGGAAGTGCTAGCATGGCTACTGCTGATTTGTCCTCTGGCaggaagaaaattattttcCCAGAACAGGAAGATGAGGCAGTTCTTTCCTCTGGAAAATCGGCATCATCACTGGCTTCCAAGACAGAGCACTCCCATCAAATGCCCAGGAACTTTGTTGACCATCAGACCTTGGATGAACCAGAAGATAATTTCCTTAGACTTACAAGAGTGATCCATTCTCCTGACAGTGGAATGCGTTCACCAATTTCTAGCCCTAAACTTAACTGGGAGAGTGAAACTCCATTGTCGCGAATGTCATCCTTATTTGGCTCTGGAAAGCATTTTCTTCTAAGCAACACTTTCAGTCCATCATGCAATATAGAAATTTCAACCCCATTTTTGGATAAGGCTACAAGAGAGCATACTGATGATAGACTTAAACTTacagaaggaaagaaagttaCCACCCCATATCCAATGTTGACTTCATCATACAGAAAGTATGGACCTAATCACTCAACACCTGAATTGACTTTTTCAGGCCCTGACCATCCTATAAAAGTTGTACAGAAGGAACTTAATGAAGGCTCTTTACCAAATAACATAGATCCTTCTAATACTAGCACAGAGAGTTATCCAATGGAATTAGAACCTGAAAACAAGCAACTCCAGGATAGGCCTGGAAGCAATTGTCCTGAACTGTTAGAGGAAAAACTGGAATCTCTATCTGGACAGTTTATAAAAAAGAATTCTCTGATTAACACTGATCAGAATATGGCTACCACTCCAGTATCATGCCCAAGTGAGGCACCAAGATATATGCAGCAATTGTCATCACTTGGAAATTCGAGCACATCTTTAAGGGTTTCGGATGGGCATAGTAATCTAGATATGTCAAAAGATGGATTAGGCAAAGTCACCCGACTCTTTGATTTTTCTGAGGAACAGAAATGTGCAGTTGATGTTGGTCACTGCCAAACCATCCCATCAAGTCATGGGTCCTCCTGTCATGATCTCTCCCTCAGAGATGAAGATATGGTTTCTACCTTTGTTGCAGAGCCAAATTTGTCCAATTTGAAAGCCCTAAATGTGAGAAGGCAGTCACCTTGTACTACTCCTGAATCGCGGAAGAGGATCGCATTGCCAACTCTATCCAGGAAG CAGAGCTCTGTCTCGCAATTGCAGGTTGATGATTTGCATGGTGACAGCATTCCATCTGTAAATACAATGAGTTCCTTGCATGAGTTTGATGGCactggaagaaaaagaaaaaaagttgaggTTCTTAATGCAGAGACATcttacaagaaaacaaatagtGAAGGGGTTCTAGTTGGACAGGTCAATCAAAGTAAGGAATTATCTCATTCTTCTGAGGATCATGCATCTTATAAtaggggaagaagaaaagtgGGTAATGGGACTACAACAAGGCTCGTGAATTGT GGTTCTTCATTGTCAGACGTATTTGGGATGCAGTCATTTCCAATTTCGAGAATGAGATATAAAGAT CTTCATCAGCTGGAAGATATGCTGGAAGAACTGCAGAAGGTCATAAAGTACAGAAGGCTATCTTCTAAGTTTCAGCCCCAG AAAGTGCAGGGTCAAATGGAGAGTTCTAAACATCAAAG GATTGTGGAAGCAAGATTGCTTTGGTTAGAGCTAGTTTATGAACACTTAAAATTTCAGATTACACAGATGAAAAGCAATATGTTACAA aaaaacaaagagcagcTGCAATTGGGTGTTCAGGAATGTCACAGACTGAAACTGAATCCATTGAGGAATCCTAGTGCACTTGTGCCAAATGCTCAGATTAAAGAATCTCAGGGTCAGTCTCCTTCAGTCCATAAG GTCAAGTTCTTGAGGCAAGAACTGAGTGCCCTTgatcaaaaaatgaagaatctGGCGGAATCACTTCATAAGCATTGTAAGATAAAAGGTTCTCCTGACCCTGACGAGACCCTTTTGTTAGTAAATGATTATGTCAACAAGAAGATTTGTTGCACTCAGATCCAGCAAGATTTGCAG CTATGGAAGTTGGATAACATAGATACTAGTCATGATAAACACACCATAGTTCTCAAGTATGGAGGTTTTCTTAGCCAAAG GTTGTCTATTGACTTTAGTGGTGCATCATCCAGTGTACAGGCCATGTATTCCATTCACAACTCAGACATCAACATg ATCTTCCCGAGCATGAATGCATGCATGGCTTTCAGCTTCGTTTTCGGTGTTGACCATGTTCGGACTCTTCAGGGTCCAACATGTGTCCAACAAGAGGCACAG GTTGCTGGCCATCTCTTGGGTAATCTGCTTGATGTGCTGGAGGAGGTTCAGTTGGCAAGGATGCATATTCCATATTTGCTGCGTGCCAATTTTGATTGTCCGGCTG
- the LOC116250090 gene encoding uncharacterized protein LOC116250090 isoform X2, with the protein MENPGPEGEVLCTTEAEEETSFLHKKRSRRVSFADTTSVHVFDRDEDFETPPDPKPNSDNPEGLKQVPQAGKASTEKEAGGDDDDSREANGNCDAEDIERFVLEMQSPGSANGSATSNEEDKFFGPVSTSFIRSRALLDSPAADDITLDSTAFSMQFAKLLHSREITKTSSGFCLTSDCEKTPTEDSSFITSGNRMVLTNDKKVENNPSSTSPNLDADTICNEMSLVVDEPKKYDYTRFSPRSNALLVDYYKYFPTSPCQLPEGNNQLNGSVDSSIKADPKYTDDSEKVKSISSRSQEVDGSKLHHIDHNNPFMHTPIVKSLGTGGPSFETLPQINTAPENSGNHIDTVGVVAEANQSRKKSSDVNSGVCLDVMGLMDQELQRNEHEDLVAARGKISSQLSSPSPISHVLPFQSTNRKGYLHSLVNDENLKSEYSGSASMATADLSSGRKKIIFPEQEDEAVLSSGKSASSLASKTEHSHQMPRNFVDHQTLDEPEDNFLRLTRVIHSPDSGMRSPISSPKLNWESETPLSRMSSLFGSGKHFLLSNTFSPSCNIEISTPFLDKATREHTDDRLKLTEGKKVTTPYPMLTSSYRKYGPNHSTPELTFSGPDHPIKVVQKELNEGSLPNNIDPSNTSTESYPMELEPENKQLQDRPGSNCPELLEEKLESLSGQFIKKNSLINTDQNMATTPVSCPSEAPRYMQQLSSLGNSSTSLRVSDGHSNLDMSKDGLGKVTRLFDFSEEQKCAVDVGHCQTIPSSHGSSCHDLSLRDEDMVSTFVAEPNLSNLKALNVRRQSPCTTPESRKRIALPTLSRKSSVSQLQVDDLHGDSIPSVNTMSSLHEFDGTGRKRKKVEVLNAETSYKKTNSEGVLVGQVNQSKELSHSSEDHASYNRGRRKVGNGTTTRLVNCGSSLSDVFGMQSFPISRMRYKDLHQLEDMLEELQKVIKYRRLSSKFQPQKVQGQMESSKHQRIVEARLLWLELVYEHLKFQITQMKSNMLQKNKEQLQLGVQECHRLKLNPLRNPSALVPNAQIKESQGQSPSVHKVKFLRQELSALDQKMKNLAESLHKHCKIKGSPDPDETLLLVNDYVNKKICCTQIQQDLQLWKLDNIDTSHDKHTIVLKYGGFLSQRLSIDFSGASSSVQAMYSIHNSDINMIFPSMNACMAFSFVFGVDHVRTLQGPTCVQQEAQVAGHLLGNLLDVLEEVQLARMHIPYLLRANFDCPAAGKLELCLFFIDYNMEQKATVVLNVTELKRAVYPFDVIPSKLHIQSSGVPRSESLIYSEMMHAIQKLKFGNSRISRICRVVSQQLGKSNG; encoded by the exons ATGGAGAATCCTGGGCCTGAAGGAGAGGTGCTCTGCACTACCGAGGCGGAGGAGGAGACGAGCTTCCTCCACAAAAAGAGATCGAGGCGGGTGAGCTTCGCCGACACGACCTCCGTCCATGTGTTCGATCGCGACGAGGACTTCGAGACGCCGCCAGATCCTAAGCCTAATTCGGATAACCCTGAGGGATTGAAGCAGGTCCCCCAGGCTGGCAAAGCGTCGACGGAGAAAGAGGCGGGTGGAGACGACGATGACTCCAGGGAAGCTAATGGAAACTGCGATGCTGAGGATATCGAGCGATTTGTGCTTGAAATGCAGTCTCCTGGAAGTGCAAACGGATCGGCGACGTCTAATGAGG AGGATAAGTTCTTTGGACCAGTTTCAACAAGTTTCATCAGATCTAGGGCATTGCTTGATTCACCAGCTGCTGATGATATTACTCTAGACTCAACAGCATTCTCTATGCAATTTGCGAAGCTTTTGCACTCTCGGGAAATCACAAAGACCTCATCTGGATTTTGTCTCACAAGTGACTGTGAGAAAACACCTACTGAAGATTCATCCTTTATTACTTCAGGTAATAGAATGGTGCTTACCAATGACAAGAAGGTGGAAAATAATCCCTCTAGCACCAGTCCCAACCTTGATGCAGACACTATTTGTAACGAGATGAGTCTGGTGGTGGATGAACCAAAGAAGTATGACTATACAAGGTTTTCACCCAGATCAAATGCATTGCTTGTTGATTATTACAAGTATTTTCCAACCAGTCCATGCCAACTTCCGGAAGGGAATAATCAACTAAATGGTTCTGTGGATTCAAGCATCAAAGCTGACCCCAAATATACAGATGAcagtgaaaaagttaaaagcatTTCTAGTAGATCACAAGAAGTTGATGGGAGCAAGCTTCACCACATAGACCATAACAACCCGTTTATGCATACACCTATCGTAAAATCACTTGGTACAGGGGGTCCTTCTTTTGAAACACTGCCTCAAATAAATACTGCTCCTGAG AATTCTGGCAATCATATTGACACTGTAGGAGTTGTGGCTGAAGCAAATCAATCACGTAAGAAGTCATCTGATGTTAATAGTGGTGTTTGCCTAGATGTCATGGGTTTGATGGATCAGGAATTGCAGAGAAACGAACATGAAGACTTAGTGGCTGCAAGGGGCAAGATTTCTTCTCAGTTATCCTCGCCAAGTCCCATCTCACATGTTTTGCCCTTCCAGTCTACAAATAGAAAAGGGTATTTACATTCATTGGTTAatgatgaaaatttgaaatcagaATATAGTGGAAGTGCTAGCATGGCTACTGCTGATTTGTCCTCTGGCaggaagaaaattattttcCCAGAACAGGAAGATGAGGCAGTTCTTTCCTCTGGAAAATCGGCATCATCACTGGCTTCCAAGACAGAGCACTCCCATCAAATGCCCAGGAACTTTGTTGACCATCAGACCTTGGATGAACCAGAAGATAATTTCCTTAGACTTACAAGAGTGATCCATTCTCCTGACAGTGGAATGCGTTCACCAATTTCTAGCCCTAAACTTAACTGGGAGAGTGAAACTCCATTGTCGCGAATGTCATCCTTATTTGGCTCTGGAAAGCATTTTCTTCTAAGCAACACTTTCAGTCCATCATGCAATATAGAAATTTCAACCCCATTTTTGGATAAGGCTACAAGAGAGCATACTGATGATAGACTTAAACTTacagaaggaaagaaagttaCCACCCCATATCCAATGTTGACTTCATCATACAGAAAGTATGGACCTAATCACTCAACACCTGAATTGACTTTTTCAGGCCCTGACCATCCTATAAAAGTTGTACAGAAGGAACTTAATGAAGGCTCTTTACCAAATAACATAGATCCTTCTAATACTAGCACAGAGAGTTATCCAATGGAATTAGAACCTGAAAACAAGCAACTCCAGGATAGGCCTGGAAGCAATTGTCCTGAACTGTTAGAGGAAAAACTGGAATCTCTATCTGGACAGTTTATAAAAAAGAATTCTCTGATTAACACTGATCAGAATATGGCTACCACTCCAGTATCATGCCCAAGTGAGGCACCAAGATATATGCAGCAATTGTCATCACTTGGAAATTCGAGCACATCTTTAAGGGTTTCGGATGGGCATAGTAATCTAGATATGTCAAAAGATGGATTAGGCAAAGTCACCCGACTCTTTGATTTTTCTGAGGAACAGAAATGTGCAGTTGATGTTGGTCACTGCCAAACCATCCCATCAAGTCATGGGTCCTCCTGTCATGATCTCTCCCTCAGAGATGAAGATATGGTTTCTACCTTTGTTGCAGAGCCAAATTTGTCCAATTTGAAAGCCCTAAATGTGAGAAGGCAGTCACCTTGTACTACTCCTGAATCGCGGAAGAGGATCGCATTGCCAACTCTATCCAGGAAG AGCTCTGTCTCGCAATTGCAGGTTGATGATTTGCATGGTGACAGCATTCCATCTGTAAATACAATGAGTTCCTTGCATGAGTTTGATGGCactggaagaaaaagaaaaaaagttgaggTTCTTAATGCAGAGACATcttacaagaaaacaaatagtGAAGGGGTTCTAGTTGGACAGGTCAATCAAAGTAAGGAATTATCTCATTCTTCTGAGGATCATGCATCTTATAAtaggggaagaagaaaagtgGGTAATGGGACTACAACAAGGCTCGTGAATTGT GGTTCTTCATTGTCAGACGTATTTGGGATGCAGTCATTTCCAATTTCGAGAATGAGATATAAAGAT CTTCATCAGCTGGAAGATATGCTGGAAGAACTGCAGAAGGTCATAAAGTACAGAAGGCTATCTTCTAAGTTTCAGCCCCAG AAAGTGCAGGGTCAAATGGAGAGTTCTAAACATCAAAG GATTGTGGAAGCAAGATTGCTTTGGTTAGAGCTAGTTTATGAACACTTAAAATTTCAGATTACACAGATGAAAAGCAATATGTTACAA aaaaacaaagagcagcTGCAATTGGGTGTTCAGGAATGTCACAGACTGAAACTGAATCCATTGAGGAATCCTAGTGCACTTGTGCCAAATGCTCAGATTAAAGAATCTCAGGGTCAGTCTCCTTCAGTCCATAAG GTCAAGTTCTTGAGGCAAGAACTGAGTGCCCTTgatcaaaaaatgaagaatctGGCGGAATCACTTCATAAGCATTGTAAGATAAAAGGTTCTCCTGACCCTGACGAGACCCTTTTGTTAGTAAATGATTATGTCAACAAGAAGATTTGTTGCACTCAGATCCAGCAAGATTTGCAG CTATGGAAGTTGGATAACATAGATACTAGTCATGATAAACACACCATAGTTCTCAAGTATGGAGGTTTTCTTAGCCAAAG GTTGTCTATTGACTTTAGTGGTGCATCATCCAGTGTACAGGCCATGTATTCCATTCACAACTCAGACATCAACATg ATCTTCCCGAGCATGAATGCATGCATGGCTTTCAGCTTCGTTTTCGGTGTTGACCATGTTCGGACTCTTCAGGGTCCAACATGTGTCCAACAAGAGGCACAG GTTGCTGGCCATCTCTTGGGTAATCTGCTTGATGTGCTGGAGGAGGTTCAGTTGGCAAGGATGCATATTCCATATTTGCTGCGTGCCAATTTTGATTGTCCGGCTG